A genomic segment from Lagenorhynchus albirostris chromosome X, mLagAlb1.1, whole genome shotgun sequence encodes:
- the ZNF157 gene encoding zinc finger protein 157 isoform X2, producing the protein MGNHPRGFLPWFQDNLADHLRLLLQGSVSFEDVAVDFTRQEWYRLDPAQRTMHKDVMLENYSNLASVGLCVAKPEMIFKLERGEELWILEEESSGHGYPGSLSLLCANNSVGGNALSHDNDLQHQKLQTLDQTVEYGKAFYKRTAFVGHKRTHTGEKNFECHECGKTYCRKSNLIEHLRIHTGERPYKCGECAKTFSARSYLIAHQKTHTGEKPFECNECGKSFGRKSQLILHRRTHTGERPYECTECGKTFSEKATLMIHQRTHTGEKPYECGECGKTFRVKISLTQHQRTHTGEKPYECGDCGKNFRAKKSLNQHQRIHTGEKPYKCGECGKFFRMKMTLNNHQRTHTGEKPYQCNECGKSFRVHSSLGIHQRIHTGEKPYECNKCGNAFYVKARLIEHQRMHSGEKPYECSECGKIFSMKKSLCQHRRTHIGEKLYE; encoded by the exons ATTGTTGTTACAGGGATCTGTGTCATTTGAAGACGTGGCTGTGGATTTTACCCGACAGGAGTGGTACAGACTGGACCCTGCCCAGAGGACCATGCACAAggatgtgatgctggagaactaCAGCAACCTGGCATCTGTGG GCCTCTGCGTGGCCAAACCAGAGATGATCTTCAAGTTGGAGCGAGGGGAAGAACTGTGGATATTAGAGGAGGAATCCTCAGGCCATGGTTACCCAG gctCTCTGTCACTGCTGTGTGCCAACAATTCTGTTGGGGGTAATGCCCTCAGTCATGATAATGACCTTCAGCATCAGAAGCTTCAAACTTTGGATCAAACTGTTGAATATGGGAAAGCCTTCTACAAGAGAACAGCCTTTGTTGGACATAAAAGaacacacacaggagagaaaaacTTTGAATGTCATGAATGTGGGAAAACTTACTGCAGGAAATCAAATCTTATTGAACATCTGAGAATACACACAGGCGAGAGACCCTATAAATGTGGTGAATGTGCAAAAACCTTTAGTGCAAGATCATACCTCATTGCTCATCAGAAAACTCACACAGGGGAGAAGCCCtttgaatgtaatgaatgtggaaaatCTTTTGGCAGGAAGTCACAACTCATTCTACATCGGAGAACACACACAGGAGAGAGACCCTATGAATGCACTGAGTGTGGGAAAACCTTTTCTGAGAAGGCAACCCTCATGATTCATCAGAGAACTCACacaggggagaaaccctatgaatgtggCGAATGTGGTAAAACATTTCGTGTTAAGATATCCCTTACTCAACACCAGAGAACTCACacaggggagaaaccctatgaatgtggTGATTGTGGGAAAAACTTTCGTGCAAAAAAATCCCTAAACCAACATCAAAGAATTCACACAGGCGAGAAACCCTATAAATGTGGTGAATGTGGAAAATTCTTCAGAATGAAGATGACTCTCAATAATCACCAGAGAACTCATACAGGTGAAAAACCCTATCAGTGTAACGAATGTGGGAAATCTTTCAGGGTGCACTCATCTCTTGGAATACATCAGCgaattcacacaggagagaaaccttatgaatgtaatAAATGTGGTAATGCCTTCTATGTCAAAGCACGCCTCATTGAACATCAGAGAATGCAttcaggagagaaaccctatgaatgtagtGAATGTGGAAAAATCTTCAGTATGAAGAAATCCCTGTGTCAACATCGGAGAACTCACATAGGAGAGAAACTTTATGAATGA